Proteins encoded within one genomic window of Nordella sp. HKS 07:
- a CDS encoding monovalent cation/H+ antiporter complex subunit F: MTSFLFAAAAFVLVMVALGLYRVLRGPAEADRMMAAQLLGSGGVAVLLLAAVASELPFVDVALMLALLAAFASVAFVRNASGSKGAPPEATDRQ, from the coding sequence ATGACCAGCTTCCTGTTCGCAGCCGCCGCTTTCGTCCTCGTGATGGTGGCGCTGGGTTTGTATCGCGTTCTGCGCGGTCCAGCTGAAGCGGACCGCATGATGGCAGCGCAGCTGCTGGGCAGCGGCGGCGTTGCCGTGCTGCTGCTGGCGGCCGTGGCGAGCGAATTGCCCTTTGTCGACGTTGCGCTGATGCTGGCGCTCCTTGCTGCATTTGCATCGGTTGCATTTGTCCGGAACGCATCCGGCTCGAAAGGAGCCCCTCCGGAGGCGACAGACCGCCAATGA
- a CDS encoding MnhB domain-containing protein: MIFVSTFDIILGALILGIALWMTAARNSFSVAIGFVVYGLLLSLVWVRLFSIDVALTEAAIGSGVTGMILLTAAARLRATEAAVKRPGLPIQLAAGLLCTLTFAGLASIMLSPPVPPPTLAPLAVANLPPSGLGNPVTGVLFVYRAFDTLLEKVVLLLALTGVWSLAPDRFWGGAPGMRPNADPDSVLTLLAQLLPPVGIVFGIYMFWTGADHPGGAFQGGTVLAAMWLLVMIAGLREAPLISRRWLRLYLVIGPAIFLAIGLVGVVLAGAFLAYPEGYAKPLIILAEAALTLSIAVTLGLLAAGPPTRK; encoded by the coding sequence ATGATATTCGTATCCACATTCGACATCATCCTCGGGGCCCTGATCCTGGGAATCGCCCTTTGGATGACTGCCGCACGAAACTCCTTCTCCGTTGCCATCGGATTTGTCGTCTACGGGTTGCTGCTCTCTCTCGTCTGGGTCAGGCTTTTTTCCATAGATGTGGCGTTGACCGAGGCGGCGATCGGCAGCGGGGTGACCGGCATGATATTGCTCACTGCCGCGGCGCGTCTGCGCGCCACCGAGGCTGCCGTCAAACGGCCCGGCCTGCCAATCCAGCTGGCGGCCGGGCTCCTTTGCACCCTGACATTCGCGGGCCTCGCAAGCATCATGCTGTCCCCGCCCGTCCCTCCGCCCACGCTCGCCCCGCTGGCGGTCGCAAATCTACCGCCGAGCGGCCTCGGCAACCCTGTCACGGGTGTTCTCTTCGTCTACCGCGCGTTTGACACATTGCTCGAGAAGGTCGTGCTTCTGCTCGCTTTGACCGGCGTCTGGTCGCTGGCACCAGATCGTTTCTGGGGGGGCGCGCCGGGAATGCGTCCCAATGCTGATCCGGACAGCGTTCTCACGCTTCTCGCACAGTTGTTGCCGCCTGTCGGGATCGTATTCGGAATCTATATGTTCTGGACCGGAGCCGATCATCCGGGCGGCGCGTTTCAGGGCGGCACCGTTCTGGCGGCCATGTGGCTTCTTGTGATGATCGCGGGCCTGCGGGAAGCGCCGTTGATCAGCCGCCGCTGGCTCAGACTGTATCTCGTCATCGGGCCAGCGATCTTTCTCGCGATCGGGCTCGTGGGCGTCGTGCTGGCGGGCGCTTTTCTCGCCTATCCGGAAGGATATGCCAAACCGCTGATCATTCTTGCCGAAGCCGCCTTGACACTGTCAATCGCTGTCACTCTGGGCCTGCTGGCAGCTGGCCCACCAACACGGAAGTAA
- a CDS encoding Na+/H+ antiporter subunit E, with amino-acid sequence MARTRRGKKDPHSHVWWNALARALGFLAVWLILSQGDLLVGMMAAAAATWASLLLLPPGRGRFRPIALARYFLHFMYQSVIAGVDVARRAFDPRLPLSPGFVIHDCHLPPGPMRNTFCTITSLIPGTLPCGQDERGRMVIHCLDTSQPVAQQLAAEETQLVRALGGVRRQ; translated from the coding sequence ATGGCGCGGACCAGGCGTGGGAAGAAGGACCCTCACAGCCACGTATGGTGGAATGCGCTGGCGCGAGCCCTGGGTTTTCTAGCAGTCTGGCTGATCCTCTCCCAAGGCGATCTTCTGGTGGGAATGATGGCGGCTGCCGCCGCAACCTGGGCCAGCCTGCTTCTATTGCCCCCTGGACGGGGACGCTTCCGCCCGATCGCCCTCGCCCGATATTTCCTGCACTTTATGTATCAGTCGGTCATCGCCGGTGTGGATGTCGCACGTCGCGCGTTCGATCCCCGATTGCCCTTGTCGCCCGGCTTCGTGATCCACGACTGTCATCTTCCCCCAGGCCCGATGCGAAATACGTTCTGCACGATCACCTCTTTGATACCAGGCACACTTCCCTGCGGTCAGGATGAACGCGGCCGAATGGTCATCCATTGCCTCGATACGAGCCAGCCGGTGGCCCAGCAACTGGCCGCGGAGGAAACCCAGCTCGTGCGCGCACTCGGCGGTGTGAGGCGGCAATGA
- a CDS encoding efflux RND transporter permease subunit, producing MSGLNLSEWALKHRSLTVYLMILAVLAGVYSYFRLGRAEDPSFVIKTMLVQAAWPGASMDDMVKQVTERLERTLQETPKLDFLRSITRPGSTVIFVNLQGSAGAAEVPDIWYHVRKSIADMRHTLPAGVVGPGFNDEFGDTFGIIYGFTADGFTHRELRDYVEDVRSKLLSVPDVSKIDILGAQDERIFVEFSVKQLANLGIDSSTLIAALSAQNIVRPAGTIQTGNEILSLRVSGAFETENDIRNINLVVGGRILRMSDIAKVRSGFADPPQPMFRVNGEPAIGLAIAMRDGGDILALGKNIKNTMDTVIADLPLGINATLVADQAVTVESAISEFMTSLLQAIGIILAVSFISLGIRPGLVIALAIPLTLVVVFSCMQITGIDMQRISLGALIIALALLVDDAMTTTDAMVTRLAAGDDSVSAATFAFRTYAFAMLAGTLVTIAGFVPVGFAASSAGEYTFTLFAVIAMTLIVSWFVAVLFTPLLGVTILKAPATKQSTEPGRLLRMYRGFLTWAIRMKWLTIAVTLGLFIASVLALPLVPRQFFPASDRPELLVDLALPQNASIYASESLVERFDATLKDDPDVERWSTYVGTGAIRFYLPLDVQGPDPSFSQAVIVAKDVPARDRLQAKLEKLLAEQFPNVVGRVSPLELGPPVGWPVQYRVSGPNVDTVRETALKLAQTISASPKVLLVAFDWIEPARQVRIRIDQDEARLLGLSSQALADVLNTAISGTTATQVRDNIYLIDVILRASDEQRISLDTLRTIPVPLPNGSTVPLSQFASFEYEQDYPQIIRRDRVPTLTVQADITRGLLPETVIGELTPSVAALQEGLPRGYNIVVGGTVEESAKSLASVMAVVPAMLLIMFTVLMVQLRSFQRLVLVLTVAPLGLIGVIAALLISRMPLGFVAILGVLALIGMITKNAVILIDQIESERAQGKDVQTAVVDASSTRFRPIILTAMSTVLGMIPIAPTVFWGPMALSIMGGLLVGTILTLVFLPTLYTTWFARQKEKRGEPAAPAATAAAADRKV from the coding sequence ATGAGCGGACTCAATCTTTCGGAGTGGGCTCTCAAACACCGTTCTCTGACCGTATATCTGATGATCCTGGCCGTTCTCGCGGGTGTCTATTCATATTTCCGTCTTGGCCGCGCGGAGGATCCGTCATTCGTCATCAAGACCATGCTGGTGCAAGCCGCGTGGCCCGGCGCCTCCATGGACGACATGGTCAAGCAAGTCACCGAGCGGCTCGAGCGAACGCTTCAGGAGACGCCCAAGCTCGACTTTCTGCGCAGCATCACGCGCCCCGGGTCAACGGTAATCTTCGTCAACCTGCAGGGCAGCGCCGGGGCGGCGGAGGTTCCCGACATCTGGTATCATGTGCGCAAGAGCATCGCCGATATGCGCCATACTCTCCCCGCCGGCGTTGTCGGTCCGGGTTTCAATGATGAGTTCGGCGACACCTTCGGTATCATCTACGGCTTCACGGCCGACGGCTTCACGCATCGCGAGCTGCGCGACTATGTCGAGGATGTGCGCTCCAAGCTCCTGAGCGTTCCTGACGTATCGAAGATAGATATCCTCGGCGCGCAGGACGAGCGAATTTTCGTCGAGTTCTCCGTGAAACAACTTGCCAATCTCGGCATCGACAGCTCAACACTCATCGCCGCCCTTAGCGCTCAGAACATCGTGCGGCCCGCCGGCACCATCCAGACCGGCAACGAGATATTGTCGTTGAGAGTCTCGGGCGCATTTGAGACCGAAAACGATATCCGCAACATCAACCTGGTCGTCGGCGGTCGCATCCTCCGCATGAGCGACATCGCCAAGGTCCGCAGCGGCTTCGCCGATCCGCCGCAGCCCATGTTCCGCGTCAACGGCGAGCCCGCCATCGGACTCGCCATCGCCATGCGCGACGGCGGCGACATTCTGGCGCTCGGCAAGAATATCAAGAACACCATGGATACGGTCATCGCCGACCTGCCGCTCGGCATCAACGCAACTTTAGTGGCGGATCAGGCGGTGACGGTCGAGAGCGCCATCTCGGAATTCATGACCTCGCTCCTGCAGGCAATCGGCATCATCCTCGCCGTGAGTTTCATCAGCCTCGGCATTCGTCCCGGCCTCGTCATCGCTCTGGCCATTCCCCTGACGCTTGTCGTCGTCTTCTCCTGCATGCAGATTACGGGCATCGACATGCAGCGCATTTCGCTCGGCGCGCTGATCATCGCGCTGGCGCTGCTTGTCGACGACGCCATGACCACAACCGATGCCATGGTCACTCGGCTCGCCGCGGGCGACGACAGTGTGTCGGCCGCGACTTTCGCCTTCCGAACCTATGCCTTCGCCATGCTGGCGGGCACACTCGTGACAATTGCAGGCTTCGTTCCCGTCGGATTCGCGGCGAGCTCGGCCGGAGAGTATACGTTCACCCTCTTCGCCGTTATCGCTATGACACTGATTGTTTCGTGGTTCGTGGCCGTCCTCTTCACGCCACTGCTGGGCGTCACGATACTCAAAGCCCCGGCGACGAAGCAGTCAACGGAGCCGGGGAGGCTGCTGCGAATGTATCGCGGTTTTCTCACCTGGGCCATTCGGATGAAGTGGCTGACAATCGCGGTGACCCTCGGCCTCTTCATTGCGTCCGTCCTGGCACTCCCTCTCGTTCCACGCCAGTTTTTCCCAGCGTCGGACCGCCCCGAACTGCTTGTCGACCTCGCCCTGCCGCAGAACGCTTCTATCTATGCGAGCGAAAGCCTCGTGGAACGGTTCGACGCGACTTTGAAGGACGACCCGGATGTCGAGCGCTGGAGCACATATGTGGGCACCGGCGCGATCCGCTTCTACCTGCCGCTCGACGTTCAGGGACCGGACCCCTCCTTCAGCCAGGCGGTGATCGTTGCCAAGGACGTTCCAGCTCGCGACCGACTCCAGGCGAAGCTGGAAAAGCTCCTTGCCGAGCAATTCCCAAACGTCGTCGGGCGCGTCTCACCACTCGAGTTGGGCCCACCGGTCGGATGGCCCGTGCAGTACCGGGTCAGCGGTCCGAATGTGGATACCGTCAGGGAGACCGCGCTCAAGCTCGCCCAGACCATATCCGCCAGTCCAAAGGTGCTGCTGGTCGCCTTCGACTGGATCGAACCGGCGCGACAGGTGCGCATCCGGATCGACCAGGATGAGGCCCGCCTGCTCGGACTGAGTTCGCAAGCACTGGCCGACGTGCTCAACACGGCTATTTCCGGCACGACCGCGACCCAGGTGCGCGACAACATTTACCTCATCGATGTAATACTCAGGGCATCGGACGAGCAGCGCATTTCTCTCGACACCCTGCGCACCATCCCCGTGCCATTGCCGAATGGGAGCACGGTCCCGCTCAGCCAGTTCGCATCGTTCGAATATGAACAGGATTACCCACAGATCATCAGACGCGACCGCGTCCCGACCCTTACCGTGCAGGCCGACATCACGCGCGGATTGTTGCCGGAGACGGTGATCGGCGAATTGACCCCCTCCGTCGCGGCGCTCCAAGAAGGCCTGCCCCGCGGATACAACATCGTCGTCGGCGGAACGGTCGAGGAGAGTGCAAAGTCGCTGGCTTCGGTGATGGCCGTTGTGCCCGCGATGCTGCTCATCATGTTCACAGTGCTGATGGTACAGCTGCGCAGCTTCCAGCGCCTTGTTCTGGTCCTCACCGTCGCCCCGCTCGGCCTGATCGGCGTTATCGCGGCGCTGCTCATTTCGCGCATGCCACTGGGCTTCGTCGCCATTCTCGGTGTCCTGGCGCTGATCGGAATGATCACCAAGAACGCGGTGATCCTGATCGACCAGATCGAATCCGAGAGAGCGCAGGGAAAGGACGTGCAGACCGCCGTGGTGGACGCCAGCAGCACGCGCTTCCGTCCCATCATTCTGACGGCGATGTCGACGGTGCTCGGCATGATACCGATCGCGCCGACGGTGTTCTGGGGACCGATGGCGCTGTCGATCATGGGCGGATTGCTGGTCGGCACCATCCTCACATTGGTCTTCCTGCCCACTCTCTACACGACGTGGTTTGCCCGGCAGAAGGAAAAGCGGGGCGAGCCTGCCGCTCCAGCGGCCACGGCGGCCGCTGCCGATAGGAAGGTCTGA
- a CDS encoding monovalent cation/H(+) antiporter subunit G, which translates to MNFVPDIVTVLAVSAGAFFYMAGTVGLLRFPDAHTRLHALTKADNLGLGLIVLGLLPQAGGLFDALKLVTVWLFVQLSGAVVAQLIARVIRRDEPLP; encoded by the coding sequence ATGAACTTCGTACCCGATATTGTCACGGTCCTGGCGGTTTCGGCCGGCGCCTTCTTCTACATGGCAGGCACGGTCGGCCTGCTCCGCTTCCCGGATGCACATACGCGCCTCCATGCGCTGACCAAGGCGGACAATCTCGGCCTTGGCCTGATCGTGCTGGGCCTCCTGCCCCAGGCCGGAGGGCTCTTCGACGCACTGAAGCTGGTCACCGTCTGGCTTTTCGTCCAACTGTCCGGCGCGGTCGTCGCGCAGCTGATCGCGCGCGTCATCCGGCGCGATGAGCCTCTGCCATGA
- a CDS encoding cation:proton antiporter subunit C, whose protein sequence is MDAPTLFGLCGAALVALGLFGLIINPQPLRKILAFNLLGGGVFLLFGVIARRGAADGLGGDPVPQGLVITGIVVAFSATAVAIALLLRLFDQTGKATLDADDARQKDPDGGNA, encoded by the coding sequence ATGGACGCACCCACTTTGTTCGGGCTTTGTGGGGCGGCATTGGTGGCGCTCGGGTTGTTCGGGCTGATCATAAACCCCCAGCCATTGCGCAAGATACTGGCTTTCAACCTTCTGGGTGGCGGTGTGTTCCTCTTGTTTGGCGTCATTGCCAGACGTGGTGCGGCCGACGGGTTAGGCGGTGATCCGGTGCCACAGGGCCTCGTCATTACCGGGATTGTCGTTGCCTTTTCGGCGACAGCCGTCGCCATAGCGCTGCTGCTGAGGCTCTTCGATCAAACAGGCAAGGCGACACTCGATGCCGATGACGCCCGCCAAAAGGATCCTGATGGAGGCAACGCCTGA
- a CDS encoding efflux RND transporter periplasmic adaptor subunit has protein sequence MTTHAGHVGDKRSLAKIALIVFVLPTMLATCGSEIETVAPAPRAVRTVTAERHEAGIPVFLTGRIEAEDEVALGFRISGRLIENHMKLGDRVEAGQIVARLEPQNETNALRAAQANLASAQGELTKARNHFERQDRLMKGGWTTRANHDQAVQALQSAEAQVEAAEAQLNTAHDALSFTELKADAPGVVIAVGPPAGEVVQVGQMIIRLARKDGRDAVFDVPANVISTAPGDPLITVSLTSDPSVTAKGRVREVSPQANPGTRTFEVKVGLTDPPELMRLGATVNGRMEMEAVPFIEVPASSLTRGGQQPAVWVVDPSNLTVSMRNVDVMRFDPATVALSGGLDVGEIVVTAGVQALYPGQKVRLLGSEP, from the coding sequence ATGACGACGCATGCGGGCCATGTCGGGGATAAGCGCTCCTTAGCGAAAATAGCGCTGATTGTCTTCGTGCTCCCGACGATGCTTGCGACCTGCGGGTCCGAAATCGAAACGGTCGCCCCGGCCCCGCGTGCTGTTCGAACCGTAACGGCCGAGCGGCATGAAGCCGGCATTCCGGTTTTCCTCACCGGCCGCATCGAGGCTGAGGATGAGGTGGCGCTGGGTTTTCGGATCTCGGGCCGGCTGATCGAGAACCACATGAAGCTCGGTGACCGAGTAGAAGCCGGGCAGATTGTTGCCCGGCTCGAACCCCAGAACGAGACGAACGCGCTCCGGGCGGCGCAGGCGAATCTGGCGTCCGCTCAGGGGGAGCTGACCAAAGCGCGCAACCACTTTGAGCGCCAGGACAGGCTCATGAAAGGCGGCTGGACCACGCGCGCCAACCACGATCAGGCGGTGCAGGCGCTCCAGAGCGCCGAAGCGCAGGTCGAGGCTGCCGAAGCGCAGTTAAATACCGCGCATGACGCATTGAGCTTCACCGAGCTCAAGGCAGATGCGCCAGGCGTCGTGATCGCTGTCGGCCCGCCGGCAGGCGAGGTCGTCCAGGTCGGGCAGATGATCATCCGGCTGGCCCGCAAGGACGGTCGCGATGCCGTGTTCGACGTGCCGGCCAACGTCATCAGCACAGCCCCCGGCGACCCGCTGATCACGGTAAGCCTGACAAGCGACCCTTCAGTCACGGCCAAGGGGCGTGTCCGCGAAGTCTCACCCCAGGCCAATCCGGGTACCCGGACCTTCGAGGTCAAGGTCGGGCTGACCGATCCGCCGGAGCTGATGCGGCTGGGCGCCACCGTCAATGGCCGAATGGAGATGGAGGCGGTTCCCTTCATCGAGGTGCCGGCGTCGAGCTTGACGAGAGGCGGACAGCAGCCCGCCGTATGGGTCGTCGATCCGTCGAACCTCACGGTATCGATGCGCAATGTCGATGTCATGCGCTTCGATCCGGCGACTGTCGCCCTTTCCGGCGGACTTGACGTCGGCGAGATCGTGGTCACAGCGGGCGTGCAGGCTCTCTATCCCGGCCAGAAGGTGCGGCTGCTTGGGTCTGAACCATGA